From Bosea sp. NBC_00550, the proteins below share one genomic window:
- a CDS encoding gamma-glutamyltransferase family protein — translation MFTTRPEILGTFGVVTSTHWLATASGMAMLEKGGNAFDACAAAAFVLQVVEPHLVGPAGDMPAIFYSADTKKVETLCAQGPAPQAATIAAYKALGLDLIPGSGLLATVIPGAFGGWMTLLRDHGRLKLREVLEPAIGYFENGHPMLPRVSDSIRELTDLFTNEWASSGAVYLPGGNVPEARKLFANKAAAATYKRILSEAEAKGSDRQEQIQAAYDAWYKGFVAEAMDRFCRTQEVMDSSGRRNKGLLTAQDMASYRPTYETPTSVSYHDWEVFKIGPWGQGPAFLQTLKILEGIDLAGMGPASPEFVHHVVEAMKLAFADREAYYGDPDFVKVPLATLLSEDYAAGRRGLIGERASLELRPGIVSGYEDQVAHALRALGAIAQPAQGGASVGEPTMASMVAAGRKGDTVHIDVIDKWGNMIAATPSGGWLQSSPVIPELGFPLNSRAQMFWLEEGLPSSLAPGKRPRTTLTPTIAFEKGEPRLAFGTPGGDQQEQWQLGLFLRRVHHGLNLQEAIDLPLFHTQHFPSSFYPRSSRPGHMMIEESIGSAALAELERRGHALEKAPAWTVGRLTAAERGSDGLLRAAATPRLMQAYAAGR, via the coding sequence ATGTTTACGACCCGCCCCGAAATCCTCGGCACCTTCGGCGTCGTCACCTCGACGCATTGGCTCGCCACCGCGTCGGGCATGGCGATGCTGGAGAAGGGCGGTAACGCCTTCGACGCCTGCGCCGCCGCCGCTTTCGTGCTGCAGGTGGTCGAGCCGCATCTCGTCGGCCCGGCCGGCGACATGCCCGCCATCTTCTATTCGGCCGACACGAAGAAGGTTGAGACGCTCTGCGCGCAGGGGCCGGCGCCGCAGGCTGCGACCATCGCTGCCTACAAGGCGCTCGGCCTCGATTTGATTCCCGGCTCCGGGCTGCTTGCCACCGTGATCCCCGGCGCCTTCGGGGGCTGGATGACGCTGCTGCGCGACCATGGCCGGCTGAAGCTGCGCGAGGTGCTGGAGCCCGCGATCGGCTATTTCGAGAACGGCCACCCGATGCTGCCGCGCGTCTCGGACTCGATCCGCGAACTCACCGACCTCTTCACCAATGAGTGGGCGAGTTCGGGCGCGGTCTACTTGCCGGGTGGCAATGTGCCGGAAGCGCGCAAGCTCTTCGCCAACAAGGCGGCAGCCGCGACCTACAAGCGCATCCTCTCCGAGGCGGAAGCGAAGGGCAGCGACCGTCAGGAGCAGATCCAGGCCGCCTATGACGCCTGGTACAAGGGCTTCGTCGCCGAGGCCATGGACCGCTTCTGCCGCACGCAGGAGGTGATGGATTCCTCCGGCCGCCGCAACAAGGGCCTGCTCACCGCGCAGGACATGGCGAGTTACCGGCCGACCTACGAGACGCCGACCTCGGTCAGCTATCACGACTGGGAGGTCTTCAAGATCGGCCCCTGGGGCCAGGGCCCGGCCTTCCTGCAAACGCTGAAGATCCTGGAAGGCATCGACCTTGCCGGGATGGGGCCGGCGAGCCCGGAATTCGTCCATCATGTCGTCGAGGCGATGAAGCTCGCCTTTGCCGATCGCGAGGCCTATTACGGCGACCCGGATTTCGTGAAGGTGCCGCTCGCGACCCTGCTCTCCGAGGATTACGCGGCCGGCCGGCGCGGCCTGATCGGCGAGCGGGCCTCCCTGGAACTCAGGCCCGGCATCGTGTCCGGCTACGAAGACCAGGTGGCGCATGCGCTGAGGGCGCTCGGCGCCATCGCCCAGCCCGCACAGGGCGGCGCCAGCGTCGGCGAGCCGACCATGGCGTCGATGGTCGCGGCCGGGCGGAAGGGCGATACCGTCCATATCGACGTCATCGACAAATGGGGCAACATGATCGCGGCGACGCCCTCGGGCGGCTGGCTGCAGTCCTCGCCGGTGATCCCGGAGCTCGGCTTCCCGCTCAACTCGCGCGCGCAGATGTTCTGGCTGGAGGAGGGCCTGCCCTCCTCGCTCGCGCCGGGCAAGCGCCCCCGCACGACGCTGACGCCCACGATCGCCTTCGAGAAGGGCGAGCCCCGGCTCGCCTTCGGCACGCCGGGCGGCGACCAGCAGGAGCAATGGCAGCTCGGCCTGTTCCTGCGCCGGGTCCATCACGGGCTCAACCTGCAGGAAGCGATCGACCTGCCGCTGTTCCACACCCAGCACTTCCCTTCCTCCTTCTATCCGCGGTCTTCGCGACCGGGCCATATGATGATCGAGGAGAGCATCGGCAGCGCGGCGCTGGCAGAGCTGGAACGCCGCGGCCATGCGCTGGAGAAGGCGCCGGCCTGGACGGTCGGGCGGCTGACTGCGGCGGAACGCGGCAGTGACGGCCTCTTGCGCGCCGCCGCGACGCCGCGTCTGATGCAGGCCTATGCCGCCGGCCGCTGA
- a CDS encoding DUF1028 domain-containing protein has protein sequence MTWSIVARDAATGAYGVAVSTCAFAVGSRVPFGGGRIGAIATQAFVNPLYGLDGLRLLQEARSAVEIVATLTAADEGRAHRQLHVIDRDGRIAAHTGAACIDWCGAVDGPQVSVAGNMLAGPEVVQDTLKAYIASSALDFDERLLVALEAGEKAGGDKRGRQSAAIRIWNGEPVPSFDIRVDDHADPLAELRRLWRIAHQRYVPFQQASPSRGRPAGVTDRAELDRLCEDYAAHWNARHPAA, from the coding sequence ATGACCTGGTCCATCGTCGCCCGCGACGCCGCGACCGGCGCCTATGGCGTCGCCGTCTCGACCTGCGCCTTCGCCGTCGGCTCGCGCGTGCCCTTTGGCGGCGGGCGGATCGGCGCCATCGCGACGCAGGCTTTCGTCAATCCGCTCTACGGCCTCGATGGCCTGCGGCTGCTGCAGGAGGCGCGCTCGGCCGTCGAGATCGTCGCGACATTGACGGCGGCCGACGAAGGCCGCGCCCATCGCCAGCTTCACGTCATCGACCGTGACGGCCGGATTGCCGCCCATACCGGCGCGGCCTGCATCGACTGGTGCGGGGCGGTGGACGGGCCGCAGGTCTCGGTCGCCGGCAACATGCTCGCGGGCCCTGAAGTCGTGCAGGACACTCTCAAGGCCTACATCGCCTCCTCGGCACTGGACTTCGATGAGCGGCTGCTGGTGGCTCTGGAAGCGGGCGAGAAGGCCGGCGGCGACAAGCGCGGCCGGCAATCAGCCGCGATCCGCATCTGGAACGGCGAGCCGGTGCCGAGCTTCGACATCCGCGTCGACGATCATGCCGATCCGCTGGCGGAGCTGCGCCGGCTCTGGCGCATCGCGCATCAGCGCTATGTGCCGTTCCAGCAGGCTTCGCCATCGCGTGGGCGCCCGGCCGGCGTCACCGACAGGGCCGAACTGGACAGGCTCTGCGAGGACTACGCCGCCCATTGGAACGCCCGGCACCCGGCAGCCTGA
- a CDS encoding ABC transporter permease codes for MFTLIIRRILIAIPTLFLVSLFVFALQRALPGDPFLVIAGEERDPEVIARLREIYRMDDPVVVQFFAWLGQVVQGDFGRSLRTGEPVLNLILQKLPVTLQLATASILVAICIGIPIGILAARHKGTIIDYSASAAALSGLSIPNFWFGIMLILLVSVHLKWLPASGYESIFVHPWEAIQRLIMPAFVLGNGLAAFLMRHTRSAMLEVLRSDYVRTARAKGLDEDTVIHRHALRNALVPIITLTTLLFGELLAGAVLTEQVFTIPGFGKLIVDAVFNRDYGVVQGVVLCTAIGFILMNLLADILYVLVNPRLRTG; via the coding sequence ATGTTCACCCTGATCATCCGCCGCATCCTCATCGCGATACCGACGCTATTCCTGGTCTCGCTCTTCGTCTTCGCCCTGCAGCGCGCGCTGCCGGGCGACCCCTTCCTCGTCATCGCCGGCGAGGAGCGCGACCCGGAGGTGATCGCGCGGCTGCGCGAGATCTACCGGATGGACGACCCGGTCGTCGTCCAGTTCTTCGCCTGGCTGGGACAGGTGGTCCAGGGCGATTTCGGCCGCTCGCTGCGCACCGGCGAGCCGGTGCTGAACCTGATCCTGCAGAAGCTGCCGGTGACGCTGCAACTCGCGACCGCCTCGATCCTCGTCGCGATCTGCATCGGCATTCCGATCGGCATCCTCGCCGCGCGGCACAAGGGCACGATCATCGACTATTCGGCGAGCGCAGCCGCGCTGTCCGGCCTCTCGATCCCGAATTTCTGGTTCGGGATCATGCTGATCCTGCTGGTTTCCGTGCACCTGAAATGGCTGCCGGCCTCGGGCTACGAATCGATCTTCGTTCACCCCTGGGAGGCGATCCAGCGATTGATCATGCCGGCTTTCGTGCTCGGCAACGGGCTCGCGGCCTTCCTGATGCGCCATACCCGCTCGGCGATGCTGGAGGTGCTGCGCTCGGATTATGTCCGCACCGCCCGGGCCAAGGGGCTCGACGAGGACACGGTCATCCACCGCCATGCGCTGCGCAACGCGCTGGTGCCGATCATCACGCTGACCACCCTGCTCTTCGGCGAGTTGCTGGCGGGCGCGGTGCTGACCGAGCAGGTCTTCACCATCCCCGGCTTCGGCAAGCTGATCGTCGATGCCGTGTTCAATCGCGATTACGGGGTGGTGCAGGGCGTGGTGCTGTGCACCGCAATCGGCTTCATCCTGATGAACCTGCTGGCCGACATCCTCTACGTCCTCGTCAATCCGCGCCTCAGGACCGGCTGA
- a CDS encoding ABC transporter permease, protein MKARPGVLARLIRNKSALIGGGIVLIFVLMAVLAPILPLADPFKSNFLAIRKPPSELYWFGTDELGRDQVSRLFYGAQASLLAGIVSVLIAVAIGLPFGLLAGWYGGWTDIVISRITEALLACPFLILAIAFAAVLGPSLTNAMIAIGLSAVPIFIRLVRGQVMSVKAEDFVEGARSVGARDLRLMFRHVLPNTLSPIVVQSTLFMAQAIILEAALSFLGLGQQPPSPSWGQMLNVAKNFMEQAPWMSVAPGVCIFLAVLGFNLLGDGLRDALDPKEG, encoded by the coding sequence ATGAAGGCGCGCCCCGGCGTGCTCGCCCGGCTGATCCGCAACAAGTCCGCGCTGATCGGCGGCGGGATCGTGCTGATCTTCGTGCTGATGGCGGTACTCGCACCGATCCTGCCGCTGGCAGACCCGTTCAAGTCCAACTTCCTCGCCATCCGCAAGCCGCCCTCGGAACTCTACTGGTTCGGGACGGACGAGCTCGGGCGCGATCAGGTCTCGCGGCTGTTCTACGGCGCGCAGGCCTCGCTGCTCGCCGGCATCGTCTCGGTGCTGATCGCGGTGGCGATCGGCCTGCCCTTCGGGCTATTGGCCGGCTGGTATGGCGGCTGGACCGACATCGTGATCTCGCGCATCACGGAAGCGCTGCTCGCCTGCCCTTTCCTGATCCTCGCCATCGCCTTCGCGGCGGTGCTCGGCCCCTCGCTGACCAATGCGATGATCGCAATCGGGCTGTCGGCCGTGCCGATCTTCATCCGGCTGGTGCGCGGCCAGGTGATGAGCGTGAAGGCGGAGGATTTCGTCGAAGGCGCGCGCTCGGTCGGCGCGCGGGACCTGCGGCTGATGTTCCGCCATGTGCTGCCCAACACCCTGTCCCCCATCGTGGTGCAGTCGACATTGTTCATGGCACAGGCAATCATCCTGGAAGCCGCCCTCTCCTTCCTCGGCCTCGGCCAGCAGCCGCCGTCGCCGTCCTGGGGTCAGATGCTCAACGTCGCCAAGAACTTCATGGAGCAGGCGCCGTGGATGTCGGTGGCGCCGGGCGTCTGTATCTTCCTCGCCGTGCTCGGCTTCAACCTGCTCGGCGACGGCCTGCGCGACGCGCTCGATCCAAAGGAGGGCTAG
- a CDS encoding DUF2345 domain-containing protein: protein MADPDTEALQRRIAALEAQIALLTQAISADRGGNVVINAPGSLTVNCGLGIALSAGSSMTLTSGGGLAMTAGGHASLAVGNRLRVSSSQEIALETRSFSVAAAIGCEIDSGQNFNVTSGKDMAVSVGKDMAVRVGKALSIESADATTLKSGDAKLNMRKDGSVELQGRDITFRASGRLDAKASGTVTIKGSKILQN from the coding sequence ATGGCCGATCCGGACACCGAAGCCCTTCAGCGCCGGATCGCCGCGCTCGAAGCCCAGATCGCGCTTCTCACGCAAGCGATCTCCGCCGACCGAGGTGGCAATGTCGTCATCAATGCACCGGGATCGCTGACCGTGAATTGCGGCCTCGGCATCGCGCTCAGCGCCGGCAGTTCCATGACGCTGACGTCCGGAGGCGGCTTGGCCATGACCGCCGGCGGCCATGCAAGCCTCGCCGTCGGCAACCGCCTGCGCGTCAGCAGCAGCCAGGAGATCGCCCTTGAAACGCGCAGTTTCAGCGTCGCCGCGGCGATCGGCTGCGAGATCGACAGCGGGCAGAACTTCAACGTCACCTCCGGCAAGGACATGGCGGTGAGCGTCGGAAAGGATATGGCGGTCCGCGTCGGCAAGGCGCTCTCGATCGAGAGTGCGGATGCCACGACGCTGAAGAGCGGCGACGCCAAGCTGAATATGCGGAAGGACGGCAGCGTCGAGCTTCAGGGGCGCGACATCACGTTCAGGGCATCCGGACGCCTCGATGCCAAGGCGTCCGGCACTGTCACGATCAAAGGATCCAAGATCCTCCAGAACTGA
- a CDS encoding ABC transporter substrate-binding protein, with amino-acid sequence MKLLKVAVSAAALALAALPALAQAPSTLRIGLQEDPDMLDPHKARTFVGRIVFMGLCDRLLDITPELKLVPRLATEWNFSADGLTLTMKLRSDAKFHDGEPFNAEAAKANIERAMTLPDSLRKSELASVEKVEAPDATTLVLKLKRPDATLLSQLTDRAGMMLAPKSLSGDVAAKPVCSGPYKFVERVQNDRIVLEKFKEHWEADKYGFDRIVYRSIPDTTVRLANLRSGELDMLERLAPTDVKSAEGDKSLKVASMANLGYQGITINTNNGDAAKQPVGQDKRVRQALSLSIDRKVLSQVVFEGLYEPMNQPFNPGNFYLSAELPVPARDVAKAKALLKEAGQPKVTAELFVTNNPVDAQLGQVIQAMAQEAGIDIQIRSTEFASQLRDQQQGKFQMSRIGWSGRIDPDGNIHPFVTTGGGQNDGKYSNPEVDRLLNQARTVYEPAERKKLYDAAQKILQDELPIIYLYNQTVFFAMRSTMQGFVINPDGMIRLAGLKRS; translated from the coding sequence ATGAAGCTGTTGAAGGTTGCAGTCTCGGCCGCCGCGCTCGCGCTCGCCGCGCTTCCGGCCCTTGCCCAGGCACCCTCCACACTACGCATCGGGCTGCAAGAAGACCCCGACATGCTCGATCCGCACAAGGCCCGCACCTTCGTCGGGCGCATCGTGTTCATGGGCCTGTGCGACCGGCTGCTCGACATCACGCCGGAACTGAAGCTGGTGCCGAGACTGGCGACGGAGTGGAACTTCTCCGCAGACGGGCTCACCCTGACGATGAAGCTGCGCAGCGACGCAAAATTCCATGACGGCGAACCCTTCAATGCGGAAGCCGCGAAGGCCAATATCGAGCGCGCGATGACCCTGCCGGACTCGCTGCGCAAATCGGAGCTGGCCTCGGTCGAGAAGGTCGAGGCCCCGGATGCGACGACGCTGGTGCTGAAGTTGAAGCGCCCGGACGCCACGCTGCTCTCGCAGCTGACAGACCGCGCCGGCATGATGCTCGCCCCCAAGAGCCTGTCGGGCGACGTCGCCGCCAAGCCGGTCTGCTCCGGCCCCTACAAATTCGTCGAACGCGTCCAGAACGACCGCATCGTGCTGGAGAAGTTCAAGGAGCATTGGGAGGCGGACAAATACGGCTTCGACCGGATCGTCTACCGCTCGATCCCCGACACGACGGTACGCCTCGCCAATCTGCGCTCGGGCGAGCTCGACATGCTGGAGCGGCTGGCGCCGACCGACGTGAAATCGGCGGAAGGCGACAAGTCGCTCAAGGTCGCGAGCATGGCCAATCTCGGCTACCAGGGCATCACCATCAACACCAACAATGGCGACGCCGCGAAACAGCCGGTGGGCCAGGACAAGCGCGTGCGCCAGGCGCTCTCGCTGTCGATCGACCGCAAGGTGCTGAGCCAGGTGGTGTTCGAGGGGCTCTACGAGCCGATGAACCAGCCCTTCAACCCCGGCAATTTCTATCTCAGCGCCGAGCTGCCCGTTCCCGCCCGTGACGTCGCCAAGGCCAAGGCGCTGCTCAAGGAGGCCGGTCAGCCCAAGGTCACGGCCGAGCTCTTCGTCACCAACAACCCGGTCGATGCCCAGCTCGGGCAGGTCATCCAGGCGATGGCCCAGGAAGCCGGCATCGACATCCAGATCCGCTCGACCGAGTTCGCCAGCCAGCTGCGCGACCAGCAGCAGGGCAAGTTCCAGATGAGCCGGATCGGCTGGTCCGGCCGCATCGACCCGGACGGCAACATCCACCCCTTCGTCACCACCGGCGGCGGCCAGAACGACGGCAAATACTCCAACCCCGAGGTCGACCGCCTGCTGAACCAGGCCCGCACCGTCTACGAGCCGGCCGAGCGCAAGAAGCTCTACGACGCCGCGCAGAAGATCCTGCAGGACGAGCTGCCGATCATCTATCTCTACAACCAGACGGTGTTCTTCGCGATGCGCTCGACCATGCAGGGCTTCGTGATCAACCCGGACGGGATGATCCGGCTGGCGGGGTTGAAGCGCTCGTGA
- a CDS encoding GIY-YIG nuclease family protein, whose translation MRKQDGCWLYIVECSDGSFYTGTSRGEIEARISQHNAGLHPGSYTFTRRPVTLAFAEHFPNILDAIAMERRVKGWSRRKKQAMIDGRWEQLPEFARRRT comes from the coding sequence ATGCGGAAACAGGATGGATGCTGGCTCTACATCGTAGAATGCAGCGATGGCAGCTTCTACACCGGAACTTCGCGCGGAGAGATCGAAGCCCGGATCAGTCAGCACAATGCGGGGCTGCACCCCGGTAGCTACACCTTCACTCGGCGACCCGTCACCTTGGCCTTCGCGGAGCATTTCCCCAATATTCTCGATGCGATTGCCATGGAACGGCGCGTCAAGGGTTGGTCGCGACGTAAGAAGCAAGCCATGATCGATGGTCGCTGGGAGCAACTCCCCGAGTTCGCAAGGCGCCGAACATGA